One genomic segment of Nerophis lumbriciformis linkage group LG20, RoL_Nlum_v2.1, whole genome shotgun sequence includes these proteins:
- the LOC133619304 gene encoding uncharacterized protein has product MDDYCYAKMATSAKREDERESAPPTENNLKSEDEDVQQLIGNPEEVSPQLGGSSTLKQETPQPPCIKKEEEELCITQEGECLLGREEADYTKFPLSILSLPDSETEDEVEEPLSSNKDCEGDMRTHTDNKHSECSSKKRGKKCLSCSICAESFTKKSHLTQHMRTHTGEKVFKCTVCGKSFSQNSRLTRHIRTHTGEKPFNCSVCSESFSQNSHLNRHMRTHTGEKPFNCSVCGESFSQNSHLTQHMRTHTGEKPFCCSFCGKSFSQHSSLTQHIRTHTGENTFNCSVCGKSFSIKRYLTEHMRTHTGEKPFICSVCGKSFTVKSTLTEHMRTHTGEKPFSCSVCGKFFYKNTSLTEHIRTHTGEKPFNCSVCGKGFSVKRNLTQHMRTHTGEKPFNCSVCGNSFPQFSSLCRHMRTHTGEKTFSKRFPHNADAVKHIRTHKGK; this is encoded by the exons atggacgactactgctatgctaagatggcgacgtccgctaaaagagaagatGAAAGAGAATCAGCGCCACCAACGGAGAACAATCTGAAAAgcgaagatgaag acgtccagcagctgattggtaatccagaagaagtttcccctcagttaggggggagctccactttgaagcaggagactccacaaccaccctgcattaaaaaggaagaggaggaactctgcatcactcaggagggagagtgtcttctaggacgagaggaagctgattacaccaagtttccactgagtattctctctcTACCAGATAGTGAgactgaagacgaggttgaagaacctttgagcagcaataaagactgtgaaggtgatatgaggactcacactgacaacaaacactctgaatgctcttcaaagaagagaggtaaaaaATGTTTGAGCTGTTCAAtttgtgctgaaagttttactaaaaagagccatttgactcaacacatgagaacacacacaggagaaaaagtaTTTAAGTgtacagtttgtggcaaaagcttttctcaaaatagccgtTTGACGCGacacattagaacacacacaggagaaaaaccatttaattgttcagtttgtagcgaaagcttttctcaaaacagCCATTTgaatcgacacatgagaacacacacaggagaaaaaccatttaattgttcagtttgtggagagagcttttctcaaaatagtcatttgactcaacacatgagaacacacacaggtgaaaaaccattttgtTGTTCCTTTtgcggcaaaagcttttctcaacatagctctttgactcaacacattagaacacacacaggcgaaaatacatttaattgttcagtttgtggcaaaagcttttctattAAGAGgtatttgactgaacacatgagaacacacactggtgaaaaaccatttatctgttcagtttgtggcaaaagctttactGTTAAGAGcactttgactgaacacatgagaacacacacaggcgaaaaaccatttagttgttcagtttgtggcaaatttttttataaaaatacctctttgactgaacacataagaacacacacaggtgaaaaaccatttaattgttcagtttgtggcaaaggaTTTTCTGTTAAGaggaatttgactcaacacatgagaacacacacaggtgaaaaaccatttaattgttcagtttgtggcaatagCTTTCCTCAATTCAGCTCTTTgtgtcgacacatgagaacacacactggagaaaaaacatttagtaAAAGGTTCCCACATAATGCAGACGCAGtaaaacacataagaacacacaagggaaaataa
- the LOC133619313 gene encoding uncharacterized protein yields the protein MRTHTDNKHSECSSTKRGKTCSVCAESFTKKCHLTQHMRTHTGEKPFNCSVCGVSFSQNSHLTRHMRTHTGEKPFNCSVCGVSFSQNSHLTAHMRTHTGEKPFNCSVCGKSFSVKKNLTKHMRRHTGEKTFSCSVCGKSCSVKRNLTKHMRTHTGEKTFSCSVCGKSFSKNSQLTRHMRAHTGEKTFKCSVCGVSFSQNSHLTRHMRTHTGEKPFHCSFCSNSYSVKRNLTEHMTTHTGEKTCNCSVCGKSFSVKRNLTEHMRRHNEEKTFSCSVCGKSFFGKSNLTQHMRTHTGEKTFICLVCGKRFSVKRNLTEHMRTHTGEKTCSCTVCGKSFSVKRNLTEHMRTHTGEKPFSCSVCGKSFSVKSTLIEHMRTHTGDKPYKCSVCGKSFPYNSSLC from the coding sequence atgaggactcacactgacaacaaacactctgaatgctcttcaacgaagagaggtaaaacatgctcagtttgtgctgaaagttttactaaaaagtgccatttgactcaacacatgagaacacatacaggtgaaaaaccatttaattgttcagtttgtggcgtaagcttttctcaaaatagccatttgactcgacacatgagaacacacacaggagaaaaaccatttaattgttcagtttgtggcgtaagcttttctcaaaatagccatttgactgcacacatgagaacacacacaggagaaaaaccatttaactgttcagtttgtggcaaaagcttttctgttaagaagaatttgactaaacacatgagaagacacacaggagaaaaaacatttagttgttcagtttgtggcaaaagttgTTCTGTTAAGAGgaatttgactaaacacatgagaacacacacaggagaaaaaacatttagttgttcagtttgtggcaaaagtttTTCTAAAAATAGCCaattgactcgacacatgagagcacacacaggagaaaaaacatttaaatgttcaGTCTGTGGcgtaagcttttctcaaaatagccatttgactcgacacatgagaacacacacaggagaaaaaccatttcaTTGTTCCTTTTGTAGCAATAGCTATTCTGTTAAGAggaatttgactgaacacatgacaacacacacaggagaaaaaacatgtaattgttcagtttgtggcaaaagcttttctgttaagaggaatttgactgaacacatgagaagacacaatgaagaaaaaacatttagttgttcagtttgtggcaaaagtttTTTTGGTAAgagcaatttgactcaacacatgagaacacacacaggagaaaaaacatttatttgtttagtttgtggcaaacgcttttctgttaagaggaatttgactgaacacatgagaacacacacaggagaaaaaacatgtaGTTGTacggtttgtggcaaaagcttttctgttaagaggaatttgactgaacacatgagaacgcacacaggtgaaaaaccatttagttgttcagtttgtggcaaaagcttttctgttaagagcACTTTGAttgaacacatgagaacgcacacaggtgACAAACCATATAAGTGTTCAGTTTGCGGCAAAAGCTTTCCTTATAACAGCTCTTTGTGTTGA